The sequence GCCATCTCAGAGCTGAATGACCTGGCCAATCCGATCAACGAGCAACTCAGCGGGGGTCGGGAAAAACTCAAGATGAAGTATCGCCGGAGCATCGATGCGAGTACTACCGAATTCGCCTCTCTCGGAGATGTGGATCAGGCTTTCCGCAAAGCGATCACAGAAGCTTATCCCAAAGAACTGGCTCGCGGTATTTCGCTGGTAGGACCGCATCGAGATGATATGGAATTCCAGGTCAATGAAGTGGACATGGGTCCCTATGGTTCTCGCGGACAGCAGCGGACCATCGCGCTGGCACTCAAGCTGGCAGAGGTCAAGTTCATGCTGGCCCAGACCGGCGAAACGCCGGTGCTGCTCCTGGACGATGTACTCTCGGAACTCGATTCCGAAAGGCGTCGGCACCTGCTGGAATCGGTTGGCTCTTATCAGCAGGTGCTGATCACCACCACGGATCTGGATCGTTTCCCTCCGGATTTCCTGGCCGGGGCAAACCAATTCATTGTCGAGAACGGCCAGATAAGAAATCGGTAGAAAGAGAATCTCATCTCTCAGGTGGGTCGGGATCTCGTTTCTCCCTACTCGTTGCAGAGGCTCGATTCAGGACGAACCCCTTCGGCGCTGATGCCGCGGACATAGTAGTCGGGATCGTTGAGGAAGTTGAGGAATACGGTGACAAACGCCACCGCCGACTCGATCATCAAAGGCTTATCTTTATAGAGGATGGTCAGTTGTTTCTTCCGGGCCTTGGCGTCCGGTTGATCGAAGACAGACATCAGAAGCCCATCCAGACGATGGCCCGCGGCCGGGGGAGTCACCACATCCAGATTGCCCGATTGCGCGTACGTCATCGTTTCCATCAGAAGCTCCCGGAAGGTTGAAACCGCCGTCTCGTGATATCCGAAAACATGCAGCGCTATCCTCTGGGCTTCCTTCATGCTGGCTTTGGCAAGGGTATTGAATATCTCCTGGCTGACGGGATCGCCGGTGGCTGCCTTTTTCTGCCTGATGAGCGACATCAACATGATATTCTTGAATAGCTGGTAGAGACGTTGAGCGCCGTTCAAAATTACGGTCGGCTGGTGGGGTCTCTCGGGTCGATATCCGCGATAAGTGTTGGTATACAGCATCTGAAACACATTTTCGAAGAAATCCACTCCCTGCAGGGGGTCTTCCAGGTCAATACGCATGTCAAAGGTGTTGTCCAACCGGTCCGCCAGCTTGACTCTCACTACTTCGGGGGCATTGCTGGCCTGATCGAGCAAACGACCAATGTACTGGTAGTAGGTCTCACCGGGCTCTTTGGTCAACCATTGCAGATGCTCCCGCAAACACATCTGGTGACCTTCCGGTATCTCCATCAAAAAGGACTGAAATTGCTTATCCAGTTTGATCCAGTTTGAGTTCTTGAACTGGCTAGGCCGGACATCCTCGAAGTTGTCATGAAGGAGGCAAGTCATCAAATCCAGCAGCTCTACTTTTTTGGATGCATGGGATAGCAGTGCCGTTGACCTGAGCGGATGTAACACCGAGAAAGGCCCCAGATCACGCTTTCTCCTCCCGTAAACCTGGTGGAGGTAATCGCACACATGCAGCAACACGTCCTGATCATGGCTGGATACAGACTTCCCCGGCAACATTATGGCAATGATATTGTCCCAGTTCACCCGCTTGGCGCTCAACTGGTAATTCAATACCGCAGAGAGCTTCAAAAAATCTGCCAGGTCATACGATTGCATCGATCTCTCTCCCTTTCCCCGTGAGCAACTGAGTTGATGATCCGTTACATAACCATATCACAATCGTCCTACCCGCTGCCAGGGGTAATCATGGATAAGAACTTCTCCAGAGGCATCGCTTGTAAGAGAGGATACATCGCCCCCTTGCCATACACCTTGATAATGGCCTCATGGTCCGGCCTTCGGTAGGCAGCGCAGCAATCTTCCAGCAGGATCGCCCGGAAATCATGGGCCACGCCATCCAGCACTGTGGTCAACACACAAACCGGTGTACTGATTCCGGCCACCGCTATGGTATCCACATCCATGCTTTGCAGCATACGGTCAAGATTCGTGCCCATGAAGGCGCTCATTCGGCGCTTGGGCAGAATGATATCGGTCTTCTGTGGTCCGAGCTCGGCAATAACCTCGGCGCCCTCGGTTCCCATGACGCAATGAGGCGCGCGTTTCATCTCCCGAAACATGAAATCATCGGGCAGGAAGCTATCGTTGGCGAAGATCACGGGCAAGCCTTTCTCCCTGGCCGCCGCCAGCAGG comes from Dehalococcoidia bacterium and encodes:
- a CDS encoding cysteine hydrolase; this encodes MPKTAVIVVDMLKDTLDVGCRFSIGEEGRKIIPNVQRLLAAAREKGLPVIFANDSFLPDDFMFREMKRAPHCVMGTEGAEVIAELGPQKTDIILPKRRMSAFMGTNLDRMLQSMDVDTIAVAGISTPVCVLTTVLDGVAHDFRAILLEDCCAAYRRPDHEAIIKVYGKGAMYPLLQAMPLEKFLSMITPGSG